A genomic segment from Flavobacterium inviolabile encodes:
- a CDS encoding FAD-dependent monooxygenase: MKTTIESNNFAQQPTVYDVIISGAGPVGLFLACELALAKCSVLVLEKAAQPHSPLKQLPFGIRGLSAPTIEALYRRGLLHELEIHKRVKNPHSHAVAGPRRQVGHFAGIPFHQGNIDSTQWPYRLSGATETNLLSEMEELETVFTRRAVTLGVTIKRGFAVTDFCQTEAGVTVRSGAQSFAGKWLVGCDGSRSIVRKAGGFEFAGTEPEFTGYSAKVDLANPEKLLPGRNVTPTGMYLQSQPGFLVIQDFDGGAFHNSGEPVTAEHVQEVLRRISDTDVTITALHIATTWTDRARQATAYRNGRIFLAGDAGHIHAPLGGQGLNLGLGDAMNLGWKLAAVIKTAAPESLLDSYFTERHPIGARVLDWSRAQAAIMKPDPDARALYAIVRDLIDTRDGATYIAGRVWGVHMHYHLGGNHPLTGYSVPNFELEDGTTIGDLMHDGKGILLDFNNNDSLKSLANEYSRQIQYVSGSAKEQLGLSAVLVRPDGIVAWTCDAAPDYGELQMVAARWFVRN; encoded by the coding sequence ATGAAAACAACAATTGAAAGCAACAATTTTGCACAGCAGCCTACGGTTTATGATGTTATCATTTCCGGCGCCGGACCGGTAGGCTTATTCCTTGCCTGTGAACTGGCTCTGGCAAAATGTTCGGTGCTGGTACTGGAAAAGGCAGCGCAGCCGCATTCGCCTTTAAAGCAGCTTCCTTTCGGGATACGCGGACTTTCGGCACCGACTATCGAAGCACTTTACCGCCGCGGACTGCTCCATGAACTGGAAATACACAAACGCGTTAAAAATCCGCATTCCCATGCCGTAGCAGGACCGCGCCGCCAGGTAGGACACTTTGCCGGTATTCCATTCCATCAAGGCAATATTGACAGCACGCAGTGGCCGTACCGGCTGTCCGGTGCAACGGAAACGAATTTGTTATCTGAAATGGAAGAGCTTGAAACGGTGTTTACCCGCCGGGCAGTAACTTTGGGAGTAACCATCAAACGCGGTTTTGCCGTAACAGATTTTTGTCAAACAGAAGCAGGCGTGACAGTCCGATCCGGAGCGCAGTCTTTTGCCGGCAAATGGCTTGTGGGTTGTGATGGCAGCCGTAGTATTGTTCGCAAGGCGGGCGGTTTTGAGTTTGCCGGTACGGAACCGGAGTTTACCGGCTATTCTGCTAAAGTTGACCTGGCCAATCCGGAAAAACTTCTTCCGGGCCGAAACGTGACTCCAACCGGGATGTACCTGCAGTCGCAGCCGGGTTTTCTGGTTATACAGGATTTTGATGGCGGGGCATTTCATAATTCGGGAGAGCCGGTCACGGCCGAACATGTTCAGGAGGTATTGCGCCGTATTTCGGACACTGATGTTACAATCACTGCCCTACATATTGCCACTACCTGGACCGACCGGGCACGGCAGGCGACAGCTTATCGTAACGGACGGATATTTTTAGCCGGTGATGCGGGGCATATTCACGCACCGTTGGGCGGTCAGGGACTTAACCTCGGGCTGGGCGACGCGATGAACCTGGGCTGGAAGCTTGCTGCGGTTATCAAAACGGCAGCTCCGGAAAGTTTACTGGATAGTTATTTTACCGAAAGGCACCCGATTGGTGCGCGTGTTTTGGATTGGTCGCGTGCGCAGGCAGCGATCATGAAACCGGATCCGGATGCCCGGGCGCTGTATGCAATTGTCCGTGATCTTATCGACACCCGCGATGGAGCTACCTATATTGCAGGACGGGTATGGGGTGTACATATGCATTACCATCTCGGTGGCAATCATCCTTTAACCGGTTACAGTGTTCCCAATTTTGAGTTGGAAGACGGTACAACAATTGGCGACTTGATGCATGACGGGAAGGGAATACTGCTTGATTTTAATAATAATGATTCCCTAAAGAGTTTAGCAAATGAATATAGCCGGCAAATCCAGTATGTTTCGGGCAGTGCAAAGGAGCAATTGGGATTGAGTGCCGTACTGGTACGTCCTGACGGGATTGTTGCCTGGACTTGTGATGCGGCACCGGATTACGGCGAACTCCAAATGGTTGCTGCCCGTTGGTTTGTTCGTAATTAA
- a CDS encoding cyclase family protein, producing MKAKNLLSIISLAAIALSGGFSLQAQNQANNSWYPSGYGAADEIGAANLITPEVVMQAVKLVKTGKTYPLAVPVDKNLPAFRHRSFHLYNIQPGEQGGQTLGPNKFSFNDELVNAWTGVGTQLNGISHIGIDNIYYNGNKAADFVTVEGVKKLGIEKVPPIVTRGVVLDMTAHYGKAIVPGGTEFSVADIQAVLKKQGLTIRKGDVVLFNTGWLELIGKDNKQFLEVEPGIGMEAAKWLADQGIVAFGGDTWASEVYPNPKSNDEFPVNQFMLAKRGIYNLELIDSRALVKDKVWEFLFVLGQPLYVGSTQVNINPVAIH from the coding sequence ATGAAAGCTAAAAATCTTTTATCAATCATAAGCCTGGCAGCGATAGCATTATCCGGCGGATTTTCGCTGCAAGCCCAGAACCAGGCAAACAACAGCTGGTATCCGTCGGGATATGGCGCAGCCGATGAAATCGGTGCCGCCAATCTGATCACTCCCGAAGTAGTCATGCAGGCTGTTAAACTGGTAAAAACAGGTAAAACATACCCTTTGGCAGTTCCGGTAGACAAAAACTTACCCGCCTTCCGGCACCGGAGCTTTCACCTGTATAACATCCAGCCCGGAGAACAGGGCGGACAAACATTAGGTCCGAATAAATTCAGTTTTAACGACGAACTGGTAAATGCCTGGACCGGCGTAGGAACCCAGCTTAACGGTATCAGTCATATCGGGATAGACAACATATATTACAACGGCAATAAAGCTGCCGATTTCGTTACCGTTGAAGGAGTCAAAAAACTGGGTATCGAAAAAGTGCCGCCAATCGTAACCCGAGGGGTGGTTCTGGACATGACAGCTCATTACGGAAAAGCCATTGTACCCGGCGGTACCGAGTTTAGCGTAGCCGATATTCAGGCCGTACTTAAAAAGCAGGGATTAACGATCCGTAAAGGCGATGTGGTGCTGTTCAACACCGGATGGCTGGAACTAATCGGAAAAGATAACAAACAATTCCTGGAAGTAGAACCGGGTATCGGTATGGAAGCTGCAAAATGGCTGGCCGACCAGGGCATCGTTGCTTTTGGCGGCGACACCTGGGCTTCGGAAGTATATCCCAATCCGAAAAGCAATGACGAATTTCCCGTTAATCAGTTTATGCTGGCAAAACGCGGCATCTACAATCTGGAATTAATAGACAGCCGGGCATTAGTGAAAGATAAAGTCTGGGAATTCCTGTTTGTTTTGGGACAGCCGTTATATGTAGGCTCCACCCAGGTTAATATAAACCCCGTTGCGATACATTAA
- a CDS encoding aldo/keto reductase, whose protein sequence is MEYRKLGNTALELSAITHGAFAIGGNMWGGNEKKDSIDSIHASLDHGVTSIDTAPFYGFGLSEQMIGEAIKGKDRSKIQLLTKFGLVWDGSNQGKGEFFFDAEENGTKIPVYKFASKANIIKEVEESLKRLGTDYIDLLQLHWPDSTTSISETMEALDLLIQQGKIRTAGVSNYSVDQLKEASGTLKLASNQVSYSMLNRAIENDLVPYSLETNTGIIVYSPMERGLLTGKYFKESKLKDNDHRNGYFSQFDLDKVKSFLEAIEPIAQSKGATLSQLVLRWTTLQPAISVVLAGARNAAQAIANAQAMNITITPGELQLINDELSKL, encoded by the coding sequence ATGGAATACAGAAAATTAGGAAATACAGCATTGGAATTATCAGCAATTACCCATGGCGCTTTTGCCATTGGCGGTAATATGTGGGGCGGCAACGAGAAAAAAGATTCCATCGACTCCATTCACGCCTCCTTAGATCACGGAGTAACCTCCATTGATACCGCTCCTTTTTACGGATTCGGTTTAAGCGAGCAAATGATAGGCGAAGCCATTAAAGGAAAAGACCGCTCCAAAATACAGCTTTTAACCAAATTCGGATTGGTCTGGGACGGCAGCAACCAGGGAAAAGGTGAATTTTTCTTTGACGCCGAAGAAAACGGAACCAAAATCCCGGTATACAAATTTGCTTCAAAAGCCAACATTATTAAAGAAGTAGAAGAAAGCCTGAAACGTTTAGGAACAGACTATATCGACCTGTTACAATTGCACTGGCCGGACAGCACAACCTCCATCAGCGAAACGATGGAAGCGTTGGATTTACTGATCCAACAGGGAAAAATCCGCACAGCCGGTGTGAGCAATTATAGTGTAGACCAGTTAAAAGAAGCTTCCGGCACCCTGAAATTAGCAAGCAACCAGGTTTCCTACAGCATGCTTAACCGTGCCATCGAAAACGATTTAGTACCCTACTCTTTAGAAACCAATACCGGGATTATCGTATACAGCCCGATGGAAAGAGGCCTGTTAACCGGTAAATACTTTAAAGAAAGTAAACTGAAAGACAATGACCACCGCAACGGATACTTCTCCCAGTTTGATCTGGATAAAGTAAAATCCTTTTTGGAAGCCATTGAACCGATTGCGCAAAGCAAAGGCGCCACACTTTCCCAGTTGGTGTTACGCTGGACAACCCTTCAGCCGGCCATCAGCGTAGTATTGGCCGGTGCCCGAAACGCTGCACAGGCAATTGCCAACGCACAGGCGATGAACATTACCATCACGCCCGGAGAGCTGCAGCTGATTAACGATGAACTTTCAAAACTGTAA
- a CDS encoding putative quinol monooxygenase encodes MKIHLTAIIKAKAEYRDDVLAVLQHMVTETRKEEACELYSLHQGLEDKNIFSFYEIWKNKEGLEAHNQQPYIQEFGELVAEKLQEQPTILRTTLL; translated from the coding sequence ATGAAAATCCATTTAACAGCCATCATTAAAGCAAAAGCCGAATACCGGGACGACGTGCTGGCGGTATTGCAGCACATGGTCACCGAAACCCGTAAAGAAGAAGCCTGCGAATTGTACAGCCTGCATCAGGGACTGGAAGACAAAAACATTTTTTCCTTTTATGAAATATGGAAAAATAAAGAAGGACTGGAAGCCCATAACCAGCAGCCTTACATTCAGGAATTTGGCGAACTGGTAGCCGAAAAACTACAGGAACAGCCAACCATTTTACGCACAACATTACTATAA
- a CDS encoding NAD(P)H-dependent oxidoreductase, translated as MKKILIINAGQNFGHSGGRFNNTIAEETLTFFGGQQNIALQQTTIANGYNPDEEVAKFVWADTIIYHTPIWWFQVPNGFKKYIDEVFTAGHQKGIYHSDGRSAANPKINYGTGGMLHGRSYMLTTSWNAPETAFTLPGEFFNEHSVDEGPLFGFHRMNAFIGLQPLKSFHFHDVEKNADIDRDMAIYREHLATVFNTQLHEKAVL; from the coding sequence ATGAAAAAAATATTGATCATAAATGCAGGACAAAACTTCGGTCATTCCGGCGGAAGGTTCAACAATACTATAGCAGAAGAAACACTTACTTTTTTCGGCGGTCAGCAAAACATAGCACTACAACAGACCACTATCGCAAACGGGTATAACCCGGACGAGGAAGTAGCCAAATTTGTATGGGCCGACACCATCATCTACCATACCCCGATATGGTGGTTCCAGGTACCGAACGGCTTTAAAAAATACATTGATGAGGTATTCACTGCCGGACATCAGAAAGGCATTTACCACAGCGACGGCCGTTCGGCAGCAAACCCGAAAATCAATTACGGAACCGGCGGTATGCTTCACGGAAGATCCTATATGCTTACCACAAGCTGGAATGCTCCGGAAACCGCATTTACCCTGCCCGGAGAATTCTTTAACGAACATAGTGTCGATGAAGGTCCTCTATTCGGTTTTCACAGAATGAATGCCTTTATCGGTCTGCAACCGCTAAAAAGCTTCCATTTCCATGATGTGGAAAAAAATGCCGACATAGACCGTGACATGGCTATTTACCGGGAACATCTCGCAACCGTATTCAACACCCAATTACACGAAAAAGCCGTACTATGA
- a CDS encoding LysR family transcriptional regulator, which yields MVNLEWYRTFKAIYQSGTLTGAAESLFISQPGVSLHLSSLESYVGYKLFERSGRKMVPTERGKILYNAVAESLASLEEAEKNFQRSTEKHTPTISIGMCFETFQITLEQYISTLPFNVIIRFGDYHEMLDNLDKGILDLIITPQKGTSGNIEHQAFSSETIVLVAGKDIDAVPFQQLTKQKKYAEAEQWLKAQKWYGTTGDMEHLFRFWQLNFGSNPDFRPNYIVPNLNSIVRCLSSGKGLAVIPDFLCSKEIENGLVKLVWKGHKQLKNTLYFANRKNTTYAKEIELIKSLFREVMV from the coding sequence ATGGTAAATCTGGAATGGTATCGTACGTTTAAAGCAATCTATCAAAGCGGAACGCTCACCGGTGCTGCGGAATCTTTGTTTATTTCCCAGCCGGGTGTCAGTCTGCATTTGAGTTCACTGGAAAGTTATGTGGGCTATAAGCTTTTTGAACGTTCCGGCAGGAAAATGGTTCCTACCGAAAGGGGAAAGATTTTGTATAACGCTGTTGCGGAAAGTCTTGCTTCATTGGAAGAAGCGGAGAAGAATTTCCAGCGTAGCACGGAAAAACATACGCCCACCATTAGTATCGGAATGTGTTTTGAAACGTTCCAGATCACACTGGAACAGTATATTTCTACGCTTCCGTTTAATGTAATTATCCGTTTTGGCGATTATCACGAAATGCTCGACAATCTGGATAAGGGTATTCTGGATTTAATTATTACGCCGCAAAAAGGGACTTCCGGTAATATTGAACATCAGGCATTTTCATCGGAGACCATTGTACTGGTAGCGGGGAAAGATATCGATGCTGTTCCTTTTCAGCAATTGACCAAACAGAAAAAATATGCCGAAGCGGAGCAATGGCTGAAAGCGCAGAAATGGTACGGTACAACAGGGGATATGGAGCATCTGTTTCGTTTCTGGCAGCTTAATTTTGGCAGTAATCCCGATTTCAGACCCAATTATATAGTACCGAATCTTAATTCGATCGTCAGATGCCTGAGCAGCGGGAAAGGACTGGCGGTTATACCGGATTTCCTGTGCAGCAAAGAAATTGAAAACGGACTGGTAAAGCTGGTCTGGAAAGGGCATAAGCAGCTGAAAAATACGCTTTATTTTGCCAACCGGAAGAATACGACCTATGCGAAGGAGATTGAGTTGATTAAGAGTCTGTTCCGGGAGGTGATGGTTTAA
- a CDS encoding YdeI/OmpD-associated family protein: protein MDPKVDFYFDKADTWQKELEQLRTIVLECGLTEELKWGTPCYTFQKNNIVLLHVFKEYCAVLFFKGALLHNTDGILIQQTKKTQATRQIRFTNVQQITEQKTILKAYIYEAIEVENAGLEVRFKKTDEFTVPDEFQQKLNETPALKTAFEALTPGRQRAYLLYFAAPKQSKTRESRIEKYTSQILEGKGLKD from the coding sequence ATGGACCCTAAAGTTGATTTTTATTTTGATAAAGCCGACACATGGCAGAAAGAACTGGAACAATTGAGAACGATTGTACTGGAATGCGGACTTACCGAAGAATTAAAATGGGGTACTCCCTGCTATACCTTTCAGAAAAACAACATCGTTTTACTACATGTATTTAAAGAATACTGTGCCGTTTTGTTTTTCAAGGGTGCGCTGTTGCACAATACCGATGGTATCCTGATACAACAAACAAAAAAAACACAGGCTACCCGCCAGATCCGGTTTACCAATGTACAGCAAATAACGGAGCAGAAAACCATCCTGAAAGCCTATATCTATGAAGCCATAGAAGTGGAAAACGCCGGATTGGAAGTCCGCTTTAAAAAAACGGATGAATTCACCGTTCCGGACGAATTTCAGCAGAAACTAAACGAAACGCCGGCTCTGAAAACGGCATTTGAAGCCTTAACACCCGGACGACAAAGAGCCTATCTCCTTTATTTTGCCGCACCCAAACAATCCAAAACCCGGGAATCAAGAATTGAGAAATACACCTCACAAATTCTCGAAGGCAAAGGATTAAAAGATTAG
- a CDS encoding LuxR C-terminal-related transcriptional regulator, with amino-acid sequence MERNKKILFSDKNHISSIAKEESFQLENYLEVVRSFSRLTYESIYVIDYKDMVFEFVSDNPLFLCGHTPAEVQESGYDFYLKNVHPDDLELLTVINTEGFNFFDKLPNNEDRKSYTITYDFRLINEKGKPMLISHKLTPVFLTNEGKIWKAICVVSLSNNQKSGNIIISKQGSGSIWKLDTGSREWLVEQKQKLSPKEIEILRLYTQGYSINQIAEMTFVTSDTVKYHRRKIFENFGVSNITEALFYAINNKLI; translated from the coding sequence ATGGAAAGAAATAAAAAAATACTGTTTTCCGATAAAAATCACATCTCAAGTATTGCGAAAGAAGAATCGTTTCAACTTGAGAATTACCTTGAAGTTGTCAGGTCCTTTTCCCGTTTAACGTATGAAAGTATCTACGTGATCGACTATAAAGACATGGTATTTGAATTCGTTTCGGACAATCCCCTGTTTTTATGCGGCCATACTCCGGCCGAAGTTCAGGAATCCGGTTATGATTTTTACCTGAAAAATGTTCACCCGGACGATCTTGAATTACTCACAGTGATCAACACGGAAGGATTTAACTTTTTTGATAAATTACCCAATAATGAAGACCGGAAAAGCTATACCATCACCTACGACTTCCGCCTGATCAATGAAAAAGGAAAACCGATGCTCATCAGCCATAAGCTCACCCCGGTCTTTCTGACGAATGAAGGAAAAATATGGAAAGCGATCTGTGTGGTTTCCCTTTCAAACAATCAGAAATCCGGAAACATCATCATCTCCAAACAAGGCTCCGGCAGTATCTGGAAACTGGACACCGGCAGCCGCGAGTGGCTGGTGGAACAAAAACAGAAACTATCACCAAAGGAAATCGAGATCCTGAGACTATACACCCAGGGATACAGCATCAACCAGATTGCCGAAATGACTTTTGTAACCTCCGATACCGTTAAATACCACAGGCGTAAAATCTTTGAGAACTTTGGGGTCAGCAACATTACCGAAGCCTTATTCTATGCCATCAACAACAAACTGATTTAA
- a CDS encoding DUF3667 domain-containing protein yields MSNCKNCKSELTGNFCSDCGQPVNLKRIDAHYILHEIEHVLHFEKGILFTIKELIIRPGQNIREFITDNRSRLVKPILFVIVSSLIYSIISHFFHIEGGYVQLKEVKNSALVAIFDWIQNHYGYSNIIMGVFIAAWVKLFFRKYRYNFFEILILLCFVMGMGMLLFAVFAIAEGLTNISLMQISGMLFLVYCSWAIGQFFDPVRPVNYFKAAASYILGMLCFTITVTFLAVFIDLVIKR; encoded by the coding sequence ATGAGTAATTGTAAAAATTGTAAAAGTGAGCTGACCGGGAATTTTTGTTCCGATTGCGGACAGCCGGTAAATCTCAAACGAATAGATGCTCATTATATCCTGCATGAGATCGAACACGTGCTGCATTTTGAAAAGGGGATATTGTTTACGATAAAGGAGCTGATAATCAGACCCGGGCAAAACATCAGGGAGTTTATCACGGATAACAGAAGCCGGCTTGTTAAGCCGATACTTTTTGTTATTGTCAGCTCGCTGATTTATTCGATCATCAGTCATTTTTTCCATATCGAAGGTGGGTATGTGCAGCTGAAGGAGGTAAAGAATTCGGCATTGGTTGCTATTTTTGACTGGATTCAGAATCATTACGGGTATTCCAATATTATCATGGGCGTGTTTATTGCGGCCTGGGTAAAGCTGTTCTTCCGCAAATACCGCTATAATTTTTTTGAGATATTAATCCTGTTGTGCTTTGTGATGGGGATGGGGATGTTGTTGTTTGCTGTTTTCGCCATTGCCGAAGGTCTAACGAATATCAGTTTAATGCAGATTTCAGGAATGTTGTTTTTAGTTTACTGTTCCTGGGCAATCGGGCAGTTTTTTGATCCGGTCAGACCGGTAAATTATTTTAAAGCAGCGGCTTCTTATATCTTAGGGATGCTCTGTTTTACGATTACTGTAACGTTTTTAGCTGTTTTTATAGACCTGGTTATAAAACGGTAA